A portion of the Streptomyces sp. NBC_01335 genome contains these proteins:
- the truA gene encoding tRNA pseudouridine(38-40) synthase TruA gives MSDEPEPGSVRVRLDLSYDGKDFSGWAKQTSRRSVQGEIEDALRTVTRSSRTHDLTVAGRTDAGVHARGQVAHVDLPAEVWEEHREKLLRRMAGRLPLDVRIWRAAEAPAGFNARFSALHRRYAYRVADRPGGVDPLTRGHVLWHDRPLDVDAMNEAAAPMVGEHDFAAYCKKREGATTIRTLQKLSWVRDEDSGVLTATVQADAFCHNMVRALIGAALFVGDGRRPAPWPAEVLAARVRDPGVHVVKPHGLTLEEVAYPADALLAARAQEARNVRSLPDGSVDPDGFGCC, from the coding sequence GTGAGCGACGAGCCAGAGCCCGGTTCGGTACGCGTACGGCTGGACCTGTCCTACGACGGCAAGGACTTCTCCGGCTGGGCTAAGCAGACCTCCCGGCGTTCGGTGCAGGGGGAGATCGAGGACGCGCTGCGCACGGTGACCCGCTCCTCGCGCACGCACGACCTGACGGTGGCGGGGCGTACGGACGCCGGGGTGCACGCCCGGGGGCAGGTCGCGCACGTCGACCTGCCGGCCGAGGTGTGGGAGGAGCACCGGGAGAAGCTGCTGCGCCGCATGGCGGGGCGGCTGCCGCTGGACGTACGGATCTGGCGGGCGGCGGAGGCCCCGGCGGGGTTCAACGCCCGCTTCTCCGCGCTGCACCGGCGGTACGCCTACCGGGTGGCCGACCGGCCCGGCGGGGTCGACCCGCTGACGCGCGGTCATGTGCTGTGGCACGACCGGCCGTTGGACGTCGACGCGATGAACGAGGCGGCGGCGCCGATGGTCGGCGAGCACGACTTCGCGGCGTACTGCAAGAAGCGCGAGGGTGCGACGACCATCCGCACGCTGCAGAAGCTGAGTTGGGTACGGGACGAGGACTCGGGCGTCCTCACCGCGACCGTGCAGGCCGACGCCTTCTGCCACAACATGGTGCGCGCGCTGATCGGCGCCGCCCTGTTCGTGGGCGACGGCCGGCGCCCGGCGCCCTGGCCCGCCGAGGTGCTGGCGGCCAGGGTGCGGGACCCCGGCGTCCACGTGGTGAAGCCGCACGGCCTCACCCTGGAGGAAGTGGCCTACCCCGCCGACGCGTTGCTGGCCGCCCGCGCCCAGGAGGCCCGTAACGTGCGGTCGTTGCCCGACGGCAGTGTGGACCCGGACGGCTTCGGCTGCTGCTGA